ACGCCGACGCCATCGCCAGGGCCGTTCTGCACACCCGTGGGGCGGGTGAGGTGCGATGACGCATCTGCTGCTCGCCGACCTGCGGGGCCACGCCTCCTCCTGGACCTGGGCCTGCGTATTCGCGGTGGTGGCCGGGGCGTGCGTATCCGGCCAATTCATGGTCATGCACGGCGCGCTGCACACGGCGTCCGCGGCCACCGGCGTCAACAAGTGGGGTATTCCCATCCGCACCGACATGACCGACACCGCCCACACGGTGACTGCCTTCATCATCGTCTCCGTGGTGCTGGCGATGGCGGCGGTGCTCACTTCGACGGCCGCGCTCGTGATCGCTCAGCAGCAGCGGGACCATGGACTGTGGCGGGCGTTGGGGATGCGTCCGGGGACGCTGCGCGCGATTCTCCTCGGACAGCTGGCCGTCGTCGGCGCCGTCGGCTCCCTCGGCGGCGGTGCGCTCGGCTGGCCGGTCGCCCGCGTGATGGTGTCGCTGCTCATCGACCAGGAGGCGGCACTGCCCGGGACAACGCCGCAGTGGGAGGCGGGGGATCTGATCTGGACCGCAGTGGCAGTCGCAGGGGCCGAGATGGTCGGCGGCTGGGGGCCCGCGCGGCGGGCCGCCCGGGCGACGGAAATGGAACTGCTTGCCGGCCGAGGCGGCGCCGGGAAGGCATGGAGTCTGCGGCGACTGCTCGGGATGCTGACCCGATTCGCTCTGGCCGGCGGGCTGGCAGCCGGGATGGTTGCCGCGGCAGCGGCCCTGCACCGCTCCGGGACGATGACCGAGGACGCCGTCAATGCGGCGATGCTGGGTTCCTTCGCCGCGCTGGGGCTGGTGTGTGTGCTGACGCCCGGCCTGGTTCCTCTCCTTGAGCGGCTGCTCGGGCTGCTGCCGGCCCGCGGCCCCGCCTGGCTGGTGGCCACCAGGACGGCTGCGCTGCAGTCGCGCCGCTCGGCCACCACGGTGCTGCCGTTCCTGGTGGCGATCGGCCTGGTGGCCGTCATGTTCGGTGCCGTGCACGCCGGCATCGGCTCTATGCGCTTGTCCGGCTTCCTGTCCGTCTGCGGGCTGGCGCTGGTGACCGCCTGGAGTGGCGGTGTCGCGGTGATCGCCATGAGCGCCAGCAGTCGACGCCGCGACGCGGCACTGTTGGAGGCCGCCGGTGCCCGGGAGCGCACGGTGCTCGCGGCGCAGGTGTTGGAGGGGACGCTGCACGCCGGCGTCGCCGTAATACTCGGGATGTTCGTCTCGGTGGCTACCAGCGTCTTCATGGCGGCCGTATCCGGGGAGGGAGTGTTGGCAACAGTGGCCCGTGGTCCGTGGGGAGAACTCGGCGTGGTGGGCGGGCTTACGCTGGTCACGACCTGCCTGGCCGTCGTGCTCTCGGCACGGGCGGGAGACCGGGGGAGCGTAGGCGAGGTTCTACGAGCGCGGGAGTAGCGGACATGTTCGATTCGCTTCGGTGTTTGTGTCCGGTCGGGGGCTGAGGGGCAGAGCGCATGGGCATGATCCTGGAGACGCCCTTTTAGGAGAGCATGCGATGTGCAGTGATGCTGACACCGCGAAGGGTTGTAGGCGCCGGGCCATGTCTAGAGCAACGCGGATTCGCGCCACCACGCACGAGACCCGTCCGGGTTCCCGCATCGGTGTCACAAAATGCAGCACTTTGAGCACTGGCCCTGGCCGTGCTGCCCGACGCAACCGCGGAGTCATGCGGTTCACAACGATGCCTGTGAGGCAGGGCGGATGAAAGTGCTGCATTTTGTGACAGCTCCGCACCTTCATCGGTCCGGCCCCATTACCGGTTCTTCCGGTTTGAGGGTGTGATGCCGGGACAGTGCTCCGGTGTGCCATGTGGAGCTCGTTGCACATCGGAGCGATGTCACCGGATTTGGGTAGAGAAGCAGTTTCCTCGTGTTTGCAGGGGAAACCGGGGTTCGGGCGAGCCGGTACAGGTTGGTTCGAGGACGCGGGTTGGCCCGCGACGACGGGGCCCGGCCCGCCGCCCGACACCTACCCCATCGACCCGAAAACGTCCTCCCGCCCCCGACGCCACGGCCCGAACAGGAACCACCACACCCTGAAGCCGGAAGAGCTAGTTCAGCTCCCGGGCAATCACTCCAGCAGGCGTCCCGAGGGGGCGGCACAGATCATCAACCAACTGCGGGGATCGTCCTCGTCGTCGAGAGCACGGGAGTAGAGGACATGTTCCGCTGCGTAGCGGATGCCGTCATCGTTGAGGCGATCTCGTCGGTAGTGCTTGCGTGCGGTGCGGTGGATGTCAGGCAACGCGTGCCCACTCGCGCACGGCGGCGCGGATAGCCTCCGAGCGTGTGGTGATTCCCTCTGCCTCGGCTGGTGCGGTCAGGGCGGCGATCGTCTTGGCGTCCAGGCGCACAGTCAGAACCGAAGTGGGTCCGCTGCCCAGTGGCGGACGCCCACGCCGTGGAGCCGGAAGCTTGGATAAATCGTAGCCGGCCTCGGCCTAGTCGGCCCAGGCCTGGATCTGGTCATCACTGACGGGCTCGCCATGCAACAGGTGCTTATCCACATCTTTATTGTATACGAAATTACGGGTGTGGGTGTCGTCGGTATGCGTTTCCGGTTGGGAGCGCGTCCCGAAGCCGTTCGGTAGTGTTCCGCT
This genomic stretch from Actinomyces qiguomingii harbors:
- a CDS encoding ABC transporter permease translates to MTHLLLADLRGHASSWTWACVFAVVAGACVSGQFMVMHGALHTASAATGVNKWGIPIRTDMTDTAHTVTAFIIVSVVLAMAAVLTSTAALVIAQQQRDHGLWRALGMRPGTLRAILLGQLAVVGAVGSLGGGALGWPVARVMVSLLIDQEAALPGTTPQWEAGDLIWTAVAVAGAEMVGGWGPARRAARATEMELLAGRGGAGKAWSLRRLLGMLTRFALAGGLAAGMVAAAAALHRSGTMTEDAVNAAMLGSFAALGLVCVLTPGLVPLLERLLGLLPARGPAWLVATRTAALQSRRSATTVLPFLVAIGLVAVMFGAVHAGIGSMRLSGFLSVCGLALVTAWSGGVAVIAMSASSRRRDAALLEAAGARERTVLAAQVLEGTLHAGVAVILGMFVSVATSVFMAAVSGEGVLATVARGPWGELGVVGGLTLVTTCLAVVLSARAGDRGSVGEVLRARE
- a CDS encoding ribbon-helix-helix protein, CopG family; the encoded protein is MRLDAKTIAALTAPAEAEGITTRSEAIRAAVREWARVA